In Malus sylvestris chromosome 2, drMalSylv7.2, whole genome shotgun sequence, the genomic stretch ATGGAGTGCGGTTGGGGCGTGTTTGAAATCGCGCTAATTGCGCTTTTGCTTTGCGGATAGCCGAGAATCGTGGTTTCACTTTTCTCTTGTAATTTCAACGGCATGGAGTAAAGTTGGACACTTTAGAAATTCTTAGATGGATACGTATCATGGCGAAagatgtattcaaatgttcatgaTAAGTCGTCCTACTCATTTAatcaaatttattaattatttcatCATCAAGCAAacttcaagttattttcatgaATAATTACCTAAAGCGAGTTTATTCTGAGAATAatgtttctctttttatttcttgatTACTTGAAACATAAGTTTAAAAACTAATAAACGATAAGTTTAAAGTTTGGATAGCGAAACAATTAACATTAGAGATTGAGATGACCTATTACGTGATCTTTGTTTTCTAAATACTAATGCCATCCTAGAGCGTTTATTTTCGAGAGCAATTTCAGTTACATGGTCATTTCTACTCTATCTTCTATATGGCATGGTATTAAATCCATTATTTATATCTTGCTTTAGGGGTGATTCGGAATGGTTCTAATACTTCTCTTCGATTGATAAGTGGTTGGATACGCGTATTGTGAATGTCATTGGTGCTACTGCGCTTGCTCCTTCTCTATCTCACATTAAGGTCTTAGACATTACTCGAATAGGAAAATGAGttgttccttttattttttttcttctacttcTCCAAAGTTAGCCAAAGAGATTTTAAAGATGTATTCTAGAGAGGATGAGGAAAATGACATATTAGTTTGGGAAGCTTgcatttgaagtttttttttttgttttatgatgGCTATTGAATTGTTCGTCGTCGATTTCCTGTTAAAAGTTTGGCTTACATTATTTGGTGTCGTTTTATTATACTTTGCCACTATATTCTAGTttggaggattttttttttcaataagcTCCCAACAGATGATCAACTTCAACGAAGGGGCATTCAATTTTCTAATTTGCCAACTACGTTGCAATAATTCTAAttaaacatttatttttagttgtgaATTTGCACAACATGCTTCATTTTGACTTGCTGCTCAATTTGGCACTATTCTTAAAAGGAAAAAGGTTGGGACAACCCATTATAGGTTGAGGTAACATGAGTCATCTCATTCATGTAGGAAGATTATGTGTTCAAAGTGCGTATATTTCTTACCTGAACAGAGACCAACAGACATATCATGCATTGCaacgcatttttcttttcttttcatatggTAACGCATGATTCATTTCAAACATTATCATCTTAGCATCTCTATTTCATATGTCTCTCTCGTAAGTCGATCACTTTGGTATCCCCTTTTTGAGTCGAGTTGTGGTagtgattttgttttgtaattcCTCTTTCTCTAAGCCAGATATAAAACTCCTTTAGGTGTAAAGCTTAACCAAGATCACAACCCTACTTACTTATACTCCTCCCATTGCACACAGAAAAATAAGTCCCCAACACAAACCCTCCAAATCCCAAAGCATATAAAACCCAATCCGAACCAACACAATTCACACCAAAAACAGAACAAGAAGTAAAGAAACCAACACAAAACCCTTTTCCACCTACTATCCCATCccacaatccaatccaatcccctCCCCCACGGTCACcctttctcttcctcctccagAGTAGTCCTGTCCCGCACCATGGGAGTGAGCAACAGGATAACCGCAACTCTTAACTTCATAGCCCTCCTCTGCGCCATCCCAATAATGTCTTCCGGCATCTGGCTGGCCTCCAAGCCGGACAACGAGTGCATCCGCTCGTTCCGATGGCCGGTCTTCATCCTCGGCGCCCTCATGCTCCTCGTCTGCCTCGCCGGCTTCATTGGCGCCTATTTCAACAAACAGGGTCTTTTGGCTCTCTACCTTTTCTGCATGGCCGCCCTCATAATCCTGCTCCTTGTCCTGCTCATCTTCGCCTTCACCGTCACGAGGCCGGACGGCAGCTACGCCGTGCCCGGCAGGGCTTACAGGGAGTATCGGCTTGAAGGGTTTTCCAAGTGGCTGAGGGACTATGTTACTGACTCTTCGACTTGGCAGAAAATAAGGACTTGTTTGGCTGAGTCTGATACTTGCCCTAAGCTTACACAACAGTACATGTCAGCTGATCAGTTCCTCTTTGCCCACATCTCTCCCCTTCAGGCTAGTTTCTATCTCTCAGTTTCTTAAAAGATTCTCCTTTTTTGGTTCATTTTTTTCAGAAAGATGGCATTTTTTACTTAATCTTTTGGTTGAATAGCTTGAAATACGGAATTCGATCCTCGCGGGATCCTAGGATCAACGCATACGGACCGTTAATAAAAAATGGTGCGGTCAAAAGTAaatactttttatatttttaaaagtaaaacaatCTCGTTTTAcgtgaaaaatattaaaaaaaaaaaattatggccaTACGATTATTGATCAACGGTCCGTATCCAAATCCTTGAAATACAAGTCTTTATGACAATTAAAGAACCAGTTAGGAGTTAAAAGTGCGGAAAATGTTAgagagatcaaattttaaatcaaatttgaaaactaaatgatgtgtcaccaataaaaagaataaacacgttaataaatatttaagtaataattcaattatcaacatctacatcatttggtttagaaatttgGACTCCTGAACATTACCCTAAATGTATTTTCTAGCAATCAAAAGCATTTATGACTATGTTGAACTAAAAAACTTAAAAGCGCTTTTTAGGGTCGTAGAAGTGCATTATAGAGAATTTGTCATGTGTTTTAGGAAGTACCTACTAGAGATTTTCAGGaagaatttatttttagtaaaagaTTTGCTAGTTATAATAAAAATACTTGTATCATAAGTGTTTATGAGTAAAAGTACTTCTTATGAAAGCTGTCTCAAACAAGCCCAAACGCCACTAATTGGTTTTTGTTTTAGCATAAAAAAATGACATTATCTAAAGATGCATCCAAACTGTTCCTTAGTTCCTTAATCCTATACTTTCCCAAATGTCACAATCTAAAGCTACTAGAACATGACAGAACAAGATCACTAGAAGTTTAAAAGCCAGAGATTTCCTGAAATTTATATGAGTGTATTTTTTCTCACCATCTTCAAGTGGTGGTAATGTTTGCCGCCTTAATTCTTATCATTAAacgagtttaaattttgagatttgtgtctaTTTATTACACATATCTCGaaacacaaatctcaaaattaaatttatctaacgataataaataaagtaaaaggTAATGAATAAAATTATTTCCAAAAGTAGGACCCATCAATTGTGTCTATAACTTTAGCTCACACTGCCCCCATATCAACCTTTCAATATGGTCCATGAATTAGCTGGGATCCACTCACCATGATACCTTCTTTCTGTGAATTATTATAAGAAATCTTGGATGGTAGACTTAATTAAAGTAAACAAAATAGCATAATCAGGGACACATTTTGTAACTTTCTATTGATGGAATCATTGGAGAAGATTAAAAGGAACATCTTGTGGTTGCCAGCGTATTAGACTCACACATTGACAAAATTTGGTGCTGTTTTTgtttctagggttcttcacAAATACGCCCCTTGGAATACTATTTTATACTAAAAACACTTAGACCCCGTTTTAAACTGACCCTTGAACCCAACTGGCATTGCACTCCCGATGACAAGGGTATTTTTTTACTGTAGTTTGGTTTCTTTGGTGTTTCTCACTGATATTATCAATTGTTGAGAGACTATGCTTGTTGGATATACAGTCAAGATATCGTAAACCACCAACAATGTGTGGATACATTATGTAGTTTGATTTTCTAGTGTTTCTCACTAACATTAAATATTGTTGCAGGACTATgctaattttttgttgttggtttTACAGTCAGGATGTTGTGAACCTCCAACAATGTGTGGATACAACTATGTGAATCCAACACTGTGGATAAACCCAGTGAACCCAGGAGCTGACCCGGACTGCTTGATATGGAACAATGACCAAAACCTCTTGTGCTACAACTGCAATTCCTGCAGGGCTGGACTTTTGGGAAACCTGAGGAAAGAATGGAGGAGGGTCAATGTCATCCTCATTGTGGCTGTGGTGATCCTCATCTGCGTCTATCTCGTCGCCTGTAGCGCCTTCAAGAACGCCCAAACGGAGGAACTCTTCCGCCGGAACAAGCAGGGTAGGGCTTAACCAGTTTCCAAACACAACAAACCTTctgtttgttttcaatttcttatCTTTTGATGACTTTCGATGAGTCTTTGTTTGTGACTAGTGTAGTCAGTGTACATATTCGTATGTTCTTTTTCTATCTGGACTTTATGGATGGATAGATGATTGACAGGCAGTGAAACTCTAGTAGGAAACTGAGTTTTCAAATACTCGCACACGATCATTTGGTTTAGCAACACTCAGATCCATTATATCCCTCGACGCGTTTTCATGTTCTGAAAGCATTGCATGACAACATCATTACCAATACCAtcaaatatctctctctctataaaaataaccattttatcattcatccattgatctcTCATTCGATTTCTCAATCAATTCTTCATAATTTTCATGGCCGAAAATGCTCTTTCAACGGTTGCAGTAGGAACTGGAAGAGTTAGTGCTAATGTCACAAGCAAGTAAACCAGCGAATACACCTTGTGTTTTTTGCATTGAaccattttttttgcaagatctCCAATCTCttttaaacctgaaaactcaATGCTAGACCGCATATCCATAATGTAAGTCTCAAGTTGAATCTTAAGTATCACCAGCTCATTCATAGAGAAGTCTTTAGGATAAAACTGGGCAAGACGCAATAGCTTTTGGCTATCAAAAGCAGAGAAGGAGTCGGCTGGACATAAACATGCCAAACAAAGAAGTCACTTAGTGTTGGTCTCATTGAAACGATTATTTAGTTCTTGAAGCTGCCAAtccaaaacaacataaaatatcCCAACACAATTATGATGCATATTTGTGATTGCTTGTGCTTTTCGTTGCCCTCGCCTTCGAGAAAGAAACATATCATCCATATTAGGCacatcaatatcatgtttaagACAAAATTCTGAGACTTCACTAAGTAAAGAATCCCAACCACTTTTCCTCATTATCTCCAACCTTTGCTTACAAACTCCGACCAACTTCATTGCATTTACAATATCCTGATCCTtcctttgcaatgcttgtgacaATTCATTGGTTATTCCTAGTATATCTTTCATCAAGTGTAGattaaacacaaaatcaaaTGATTGCATAGAATCCAATAAATTATTCGCTTCACATCTTTGTTGAGAGCTTACTCCATCATCTGCTATTACTTCAAGTACATCAAGTATGGATGAAAACATAGTCATGATACTTACTAAAGTACCAAAGTGTGAACCCCAACGTGTTTCTCCAGCACGTTTCAAAGTAGTTTCTTGATTTTTGCCTTTCCCACTTATAAACTCACCACTGTTAAGTGCTTCAATAACTGCAATAGATTGCTTCTCTCGAAGAAGATCACAACGCTTCGATGAAGCTCCAACAACATTTACCAAAATAGTAACTATACTAAAAAGAGACTCAATTTGGATGTTCTTCTTTGCCACAGCTACAAGAGCTAATTGAAGTTGATGTGCAAAGCAATGAATATAATAGGCACAACCACTGTCTTTCATAATAAGAGCTTTAAGACCATTGAACTCACCTTGCATATTGCTGGCCCCATCGTAACCTTGCCCACACAACCTAGACATGCTCAATTTATGCCTAGAAAATACCTCATCAATGGTTTCCTTGAGTGAAAGAGCAGCAGTACTAGTAACATGCTCAATGCCAATAAAACGCTCAACGACATGCCCATTCTTGTCCACATAACGCAATACAATAGCCATTTGTTCCTTCGTTGATACGTCGCgagattcatcaaccaaaataGAGAACAACAAAGTGCCAATATCTTTAATAATAGTCTTGATGGTCTCAGTTGCACAAGCATTTACAATGTCTTTTTGAATATCTGGTGATGTCAATTTGTGATTCTCCGGAGCATTTTTCAAAGTAACAGCTTTCACATCCTCATTGTGGTCGGCAAGAAACTGTAGAAGCTCAAGAAAGTTTCCATGGTTGCTTGAATGTTCAGATTCATCATTACCACGAAATGCAAGCCCTTGTCTCAAAAGAAATCGACAACAATCAATTGATGCATTCAACCGAGCTCTATATTGAATTCGAGCTTCATCATGAGTTTTAGAGAAAAAAGATTGGATATGTTGCTTTTGACTCCTTAAAGTTTCAAAATTACTCCATGCTTGATTGTGTGCACTATTGACGCCTCCAATATGAGTTAGaagtctttctttcttcttccagtTAGAAAATCCTTCTCCAACAAAGAAATCACCACCTGCTTGTTCtccaatgtttggtttaaaaaGGTAGCAACACAGACAAAAGACAACATTTTTTCTACACTATATTCCAACCAAGTAGGAAAATCATCAAACCAAACAGGGTTGAATCGTCTTTG encodes the following:
- the LOC126588267 gene encoding uncharacterized protein LOC126588267, which produces MEARLNASIDCCRFLLRQGLAFRGNDESEHSSNHGNFLELLQFLADHNEDVKAVTLKNAPENHKLTSPDIQKDIVNACATETIKTIIKDIGTLLFSILVDESRDVSTKEQMAIVLRYVDKNGHVVERFIGIEHVTSTAALSLKETIDEVFSRHKLSMSRLCGQGYDGASNMQGEFNGLKALIMKDSGCAYYIHCFAHQLQLALVAVAKKNIQIESLFSIVTILVNVVGASSKRCDLLREKQSIAVIEALNSGEFISGKGKNQETTLKRAGETRWGSHFGTLVSIMTMFSSILDVLEVIADDGVSSQQRCEANNLLDSMQSFDFVFNLHLMKDILGITNELSQALQRKDQDIVNAMKLVGVSDSFSAFDSQKLLRLAQFYPKDFSMNELVILKIQLETYIMDMRSSIEFSEHENASRDIMDLSVAKPNDRVRVFENSVSY
- the LOC126611936 gene encoding tetraspanin-2-like produces the protein MGVSNRITATLNFIALLCAIPIMSSGIWLASKPDNECIRSFRWPVFILGALMLLVCLAGFIGAYFNKQGLLALYLFCMAALIILLLVLLIFAFTVTRPDGSYAVPGRAYREYRLEGFSKWLRDYVTDSSTWQKIRTCLAESDTCPKLTQQYMSADQFLFAHISPLQARCCEPPTMCGYNYVNPTLWINPVNPGADPDCLIWNNDQNLLCYNCNSCRAGLLGNLRKEWRRVNVILIVAVVILICVYLVACSAFKNAQTEELFRRNKQGRA